In Lodderomyces elongisporus chromosome 1, complete sequence, a genomic segment contains:
- the mug86_1 gene encoding Meiotically up-regulated protein 86 protein, protein MVEATSSHSKDAYSEDSSIQRVEIGNDARDYVVLGKLKIYRHELQAALMDPLTVQSPFTPAPKTSFANPGPLGLCAFGITTFILCCYNARVGGITVPNAVLGMAVFYGGLAQFLAGIWEFFVGNTFGCTALTSYGAFWLAWGAIYIPSFGIRAAYADDPAQLTQAAGIFLTGWAIFTFMLTLLTFKTSVAFCTLFCSLTITFIFLAVGDYTGQVVCTKVGGVFGVITAFLAFYNAFAGVATKQNSYFGANVFPLTKKE, encoded by the coding sequence ATGGTTGAAGCAACTTCGTCACACTCAAAAGATGCCTACTCAGAGGACTCTTCAATTCAAAGGGTCGAAATAGGCAATGATGCCAGAGACTATGTGGTTTTGGGTAAACTCAAAATCTACAGACACGAATTACAAGCGGCATTGATGGATCCACTCACCGTGCAATCTCCATTCACACCTGCTCCAAAGACCAGTTTTGCAAACCCAGGTCCCTTGGGTCTTTGTGCGTTTGGTATCACAACCTTTATCTTGTGTTGTTATAACGCACGTGTTGGTGGTATCACCGTGCCAAACGCTGTGCTCGGTATGGCTGTTTTCTATGGTGGCTTGGCTCAGTTTTTGGCAGGAATTTGGGAGTTTTTCGTTGGAAACACTTTTGGTTGTACCGCACTTACCTCTTATGGTGCTTTTTGGTTGGCATGGGGAGCCATTTACATTCCAAGCTTTGGTATCAGAGCAGCTTATGCCGACGATCCAGCACAATTGACCCAGGCCGCAGGTATCTTTTTAACGGGCTGGGCAATCTTTACATTCATGCTTACTTTGTTGACATTTAAGACCTCGGTGGCATTTTgtactttgttttgctcATTGACCATCACATTTATCTTTTTGGCCGTAGGTGACTACACGGGACAAGTTGTTTGCACCAAAGTTGGTGGTGTCTTTGGCGTCATCACTGCATTTTTGGCCTTCTACAATGCTTTTGCGGGTGTTGCCACTAAGCAAAACTCATACTTTGGCGCAAATGTCTTTCCATTGACCAAGAAGGAGTAA
- the ERG7 gene encoding Lanosterol synthase (Oxidosqualene--lanosterol cyclase) (BUSCO:EOG09260SIZ) has translation MFYSEELGLPRTDPSRWRLRTDPLGRETWHYLTSNEASEEPQSTYEQWLLNSPDFPTPQSSTPQTAGEAAEKGAEFFKLLQLDNGIFPCQYKGPMFLNIGYVGAHYFCQTPIPEAFKIELIRYIVNSAHPVDGGWGLHSVDKSTCFGTTMNYICLRLLGLPSDHPVIIKARKTLHKLGGALRNPHWGKAWLAILNLYDWEGVNPAPPELWTLPYALPIHPGRWWVHTRAIYLPLGYLSANRVQCKLDPLLEQLRSEIYLPSQLPYETIKFGDNRNNVCGVDLYYPHTKILDMANFFLSKWEKLRPQWLLNWVNSKTYPLIEKEYKNTDYLCIAPVSFALNVVVTYFHEGPRSKNFAGLQRRMNDIIFHGPQGMTVMGTNGVQTWDAAFMVQYFFMTGLVDKPQFQDMIRKAYLFLVRSQFTENCVEGSFRDRRKGAWPFSTKDQGYTVSDCTAEAMKAIIMVRNDERFADIRDEIRDVDLYEAVEVLLQIQNIGDWEFGSFSTYEGIKATLLLEKLNPAEVFNNIMVEYPYVECTDSSVLGLTYFHKHYPDYKPELIQRTIASAIQYIIGAQDKHDGSWYGCWGICYTYASMFALEALDSVGMHYSNSASAKRGCDFLISKQLEDGGWSESMKSCETHSYVNAEKSLVVQTAWALIGLILAKYPHREPIDRGIRLLMDRQLPSGEWKFEDIEGVFNHSCAIEYPSYRFLFPIKALGLYEKRYGKS, from the coding sequence ATGTTTTACTCAGAGGAACTTGGGCTTCCCAGAACAGATCCAAGTCGCTGGCGGCTCCGTACCGATCCCCTTGGTCGAGAAACATGGCACTACCTCACTTCAAATGAGGCTAGCGAAGAGCCTCAGTCAACGTACGAGCAATGGTTACTCAACTCTCCAGATTTTCCAACACCACAGAGCTCAACACCTCAGACAGCAGGCGAGGCCGCTGAAAAGGGCGCAGAGTTTTTCAAGCTACTCCAACTTGACAATGGGATTTTCCCGTGCCAATACAAGGGCCCTATGTTTTTGAATATTGGATACGTTGGTGCCCACTATTTTTGTCAAACTCCAATACCAGAAGCTTTCAAGATTGAGTTGATACGTTATATTGTAAATTCGGCCCATCCAGTCGATGGTGGGTGGGGGTTGCATTCGGTTGACAAGTCAACATGTTTTGGAACTACAATGAACTACATATGTCTCAGGCTATTGGGTCTTCCCTCCGATCATCCAGTAATTATCAAAGCACGGAAAACATTGCACAAATTGGGTGGCGCCTTAAGGAATCCGCATTGGGGAAAGGCATGGCTCGCAATACTCAATCTCTATGATTGGGAAGGTGTCAATCCAGCGCCACCAGAGTTGTGGACCTTGCCATATGCACTTCCAATCCACCCGGGAAGGTGGTGGGTGCATACAAGAGCCATATATTTGCCATTGGGATATCTTTCTGCCAACAGAGTTCAGTGCAAATTGGACCCTCTACTAGAGCAATTGAGAAGCGAGATATACCTACCAAGTCAACTTCCTTATGAAACAATAAAGTTTGGTGATAACCGAAACAATGTTTGTGGCGTTGATTTGTACTATCCACATACAAAGATTCTAGACATggccaatttctttttgagcAAGTGGGAAAAATTAAGACCACAATGGCTCCTAAACTGGGTCAATTCCAAAACCTATCCtttaattgaaaaagaatacaagAACACGGATTACTTGTGCATTGCCCCTGTTAGTTTTGCCCTCAATGTTGTAGTGACCTATTTCCATGAGGGTCCCAGGTCAAAAAACTTTGCCGGTTTGCAGCGCAGAATGAATGATATCATATTTCATGGGCCACAAGGTATGACAGTTATGGGTACCAACGGGGTGCAAACGTGGGATGCCGCGTTTATGGTGCAATATTTCTTTATGACCGGACTTGTAGACAAGCCTCAGTTTCAAGATATGATTAGAAAAGCCTATTTGTTCTTGGTGCGGTCGCAGTTTACTGAAAATTGTGTTGAAGGAAGCTTTAGAGATCGAAGAAAAGGAGCTTGGCCTTTCAGTACCAAAGACCAGGGCTATACAGTAAGCGATTGCACTGCTGAAGCGATGAAGGCCATTATTATGGTGAGAAATGATGAAAGATTTGCTGATATTAGAGACGAGATCAGAGATGTGGATTTGTACGAGGCAGTCGAGGTGTTGCtccaaatacaaaatattgGCGATTGGGAGTTTGGTTCATTTTCCACATATGAAGGTATCAAAGCCACTTTGTTGCTCGAAAAGCTCAACCCCGCCGAAGTGTTCAATAATATAATGGTGGAATATCCATATGTCGAGTGCACGGACTCGTCCGTTTTGGGCTTGACCTATTTTCACAAACATTACCCTGACTATAAACCTGAGTTGATTCAAAGGACAATTGCTAGTGCGATCCAGTATATTATTGGTGCTCAAGATAAGCATGATGGGTCATGGTATGGATGCTGGGGTATATGTTACACCTATGCCTCGATGTTTGCATTGGAAGCACTTGACAGTGTTGGTATGCACTATTCAAATTCTGCATCGGCCAAACGTGGGTGTGATTTCTTAATATCCAAACAATTGGAAGATGGTGGCTGGTCCGAATCCATGAAATCTTGTGAGACACACTCATATGTTAACGCTGAGAAATCGCTTGTTGTACAAACAGCGTGGGCATTGATTGGTTTGATTTTGGCCAAGTATCCACACAGAGAACCTATTGATAGAGGGATTAGGCTCTTGATGGACAGACAATTGCCGAGTGGCGAATGGAAGTTTGAAGATATAGAGGGTGTATTCAATCACAGCTGCGCTATTGAGTATCCTTCTTATagatttttatttcccaTCAAGGCTCTAGGTTTATACGAGAAAAGATATGGCAAATCCTAA
- the UTP22 gene encoding U3 snoRNP protein (BUSCO:EOG09260FX0), whose translation MGKRTLENSKESIGLKQRDGAVQEEDEFTAFSDREEDMNGAKANGHHVGDSHRKNNNNNNNHNHNNNNNNNEMEDEDEDEDEDEDGDGDGDDDDDDEEDDQAQEKSLQPPTKKQKKQLTAQDIQMARETAELFKSNIFKLQIDELLKEVKVKSHHEEKMEKVLHRLHDLIKQIPSTENLTLQQAEHLFNSKKIAIPFPDPKPTNVKYQFSYKTPDEVSLVGSYGLKTGINQGSSIEMAVTMPKEMFQPKDYLNYRALYKRAFYLAYLADHLMSLTKKNNLPVKISYHYLNDDVLNPVLRIESIKTENPKDLIFFKTKYTINLIAAFPFGVFDHKKLLPDKNCIRVQTDLLELPATPIYNASIITQSSYDYYLKYLYAMKKSTEAFKDACILGRLWLQQRGFNSSFNDGGFGHFEFAILLSALLSGGGVNGNKVLMSGFSSYQLFKGAIQYLATTNLRKGYLSFSSQIGRGGGGENVPAKYKPEGFGVPTIFDKNTKLNVLWKMTSASYDALQNTAVQTMSLLTDIVRDRFDPILLQKSTFEPLRYDIVLTVNIPEDVHDQFGATEKIKFISFDNFVIYKLYTILENALGNRVSYINIKNEKPTTTYSIAKRKPTYSSDTFVIGLQVNPDEVDKLVTKGPNNNEKEEGARFRSFWGQKASLRRFKDSSIHHCVVWSITTKNPIIVSIIEYALDLHLSSEISQLIGTNVGDFEQRLPVPLLPTASNQVTNSLVSYNALRTAFDSLSKNLSNLDLPLRVKSILPASSSLRYSSVLQPVPFAVSNPDFWNDCIVQFEISSRWPDEISAVEKVKSALLLQLREKLQNTGYNSFVTQDQSVPFNQDTTALNILTPEGYGFRLKVLTERDETLYLRAVSNAEKQKALVQEVYLSFVRAYQGAVKHNRTISQLAQHFQYFSPTVRLFKLWLDSQLLLTHFNEELVELLVLKSFVDPAPYSIPNSVENGFLQTLYFLANWNWKEAPLILDLVKSTAEDDSKLSDKLTIQAYRVIEENFNKIRKNDPSGIKTQLFVGTKDDPSGILWSSNLTLPIATRLTGLSRVALNLLKTQGISKNNLDLLFTPALQDYDFTIQAKPQNLTTSSGVLPPNTFKNLIQPLTSYPSSLESKYDPIQLYVKDLNDKFGNCIIFSVKKFTGLCPKNENVIGGLFVPSTLGRKKFRVNSGLNVAPVEDEKSADEVELNKEAVFDQIKILGGDLVAAFNTRK comes from the coding sequence ATGGGCAAAAGAACACTAGAGAACTCAAAAGAAAGTATTGGTTTGAAACAGCGAGATGGGGCTGTACAAGAGGAAGATGAGTTCACGGCGTTCTCAGATAGGGAAGAAGACATGAATGGAGCTAAAGCAAATGGACACCATGTTGGAGATAGTCATcgtaaaaataataataataataataatcataatcataataataataataataataacgaGATGGAGGATGAAGACGAAgacgaagatgaagatgaagatggcGATGGCGATggcgatgatgatgatgatgatgaggaagaCGATCAGGCGCAAGAAAAATCACTCCAGCcaccaacaaagaaacaaaaaaagcagCTCACGGCACAGGATATTCAGATGGCTAGAGAAACAGCAGAGCTTTTCAAGTCcaacattttcaaacttcAAATCGATGAGTTGTTGAAGGAAGTGAAAGTAAAGAGCCACCACGAggagaaaatggaaaaagtcTTGCATCGTTTACATGATCTCATAAAACAAATACCATCAACCGAAAACTTGACATTGCAACAAGCTGAACATTTGTTCAATTCCAAGAAAATTGCAATCCCATTTCCTGACCCAAAACCCACTAATGTAAAATACCAATTTCTGTACAAGACACCCGATGAAGTATCCTTGGTGGGATCGTATGGTCTCAAGACCGGTATTAATCAAGGCTCAAGTATCGAGATGGCAGTCACAATGCCAAAGGAGATGTTTCAACCCAAGGACTATTTAAATTATAGAGCATTATACAAAAGAGCATTTTACTTGGCATACCTTGCTGATCATTTGATGTCATTGACCAAGAAAAATAACTTGCCAGTGAAAATCTCATACCATTACCTCAACGACGACGTATTGAATCCAGTATTGCGAATTGAAAGTATCAAGACAGAGAACCCAAAGGActtgatttttttcaaaacaaaatacacCATAAACTTAATTGCGGCTTTCCCCTTTGGTGTGTTTGATCATAAGAAATTACTTCCCGATAAGAATTGTATTCGTGTGCAAACCGACTTGCTAGAGTTGccagcaacaccaataTATAATGCAAGCATCATTACGCAATCATCCTACGACTATTATCTTAAGTATTTGTATGCAATGAAAAAGTCAACAGAGGCATTCAAAGACGCTTGTATACTAGGGAGACTATGGTTGCAACAGCGTGGATTTAATTCATCGTTCAATGACGGGGGGTTTGGACATTTTGAGTTTGCAATCTTACTCAGTGCATTGCTCAGTGGAGGCGGTGTCAATGGTAATAAAGTTTTGATGAGTGGATTCTCCTCATACCAATTGTTTAAAGGTGCAATTCAGTATCTTGCCACAACTAATTTACGCAAAGGCTActtgtctttctcttctcaaATCGGAAGAGGTGGAGGAGGAGAGAATGTACCTGCTAAGTACAAACCAGAAGGTTTTGGAGTTCCCACAATCTTTGACAAAAATACCAAACTTAATGTACTTTGGAAGATGACATCAGCATCATATGACGCATTGCAAAACACAGCAGTGCAAACCATGAGTTTGCTCACGGATATTGTGCGCGATCGATTTGATCCAAtcttgttgcaaaaatcaACATTTGAACCTTTGAGATATGATATAGTCTTGACAGTGAATATACCGGAAGATGTACACGATCAATTTGGCGCAACAGAGAAAATCAAATTTATATCATTTGACAATTTTGTCATCTACAAGCTATACACTATTCTCGAGAATGCTTTGGGAAACAGGGTATCATATATCAATatcaagaatgaaaaaCCAACGACAACTTATTCCATTGCAAAGAGGAAACCAACTTACCTGAGTGATACTTTTGTTATTGGTCTTCAAGTGAATCCAGACGAAGTCGATAAATTGGTCACCAAAGGTCCAAAcaacaatgaaaaagaggaaggtGCGAGATTCAGACTGTTTTGGGGTCAAAAGGCTTCTTTAAGGAGGTTCAAGGATAGTAGTATTCATCATTGTGTCGTGTGGTCAATAACTACCAAAAACCCCATCATTGTTTCGATTATAGAGTATGCGCTTGATTTGCACTTGTCGTCAGAGATTTCTCAGTTGATTGGTACCAATGTTGGGGATTTTGAGCAAAGATTACCTGTACCATTATTGCCCACGGCATCGAACCAGGTTACAAACTCGTTGGTGAGCTATAATGCATTGAGAACTGCATTTGACTCCTTGTCAAAAAATTTGAGTAATTTGGATTTACCTTTGCGAGTCAAGAGTATATTGCCTGCTTCGCTGTCGTTGAGATATTCATCGGTTTTGCAACCGGTTCCATTTGCAGTATCCAACCCAGACTTCTGGAATGATTGCATCGTCCAATTTGAGATTTCTTCTAGATGGCCAGATGAAATCAGTGCAGTTGAGAAGGTAAAATCAGCATTATTGCTTCAATTACGCGAGAAGTTACAAAATACTGGTTACAATAGTTTCGTAACACAAGACCAATCTGTGCCGTTCAATCAAGATACTACGGCATTGAACATATTGACTCCGGAAGGTTACGGTTTTAGGCTAAAAGTGTTGACGGAAAGAGATGAGACGTTGTATCTTCGAGCAGTGTCTAATGCTGAAAAACAGAAAGCTTTGGTACAAGAAGTGTACTTGAGCTTTGTGAGAGCTTACCAAGGAGCAGTTAAACATAACAGGACAATTTCACAGCTCGCGCAGCATTTCCAATACTTTTCACCGACGGTTCGTTTGTTCAAACTCTGGTTAGATTCGCAATTGTTGCTTACCCATTTTAATGAAGAGTTGGTTGAATTACTTGTTTTGAAATCATTTGTTGATCCTGCACCATATTCTATTCCAAACTCAGTTGAGAATGGGTTTTTGCAAACCCTTTATTTCTTGGCCAATTGGAATTGGAAAGAAGCACCACTTATTCTTGATTTGGTCAAATCCACTGCGGAAGATGATAGTAAATTGAGTGACAAGCTCACCATTCAGGCTTACAGAGTTATTGAGGAGAACTTTAACAAGATTAGAAAAAACGACCCGTCCGGAATCAAGACTCAACTATTTGTTGGTACTAAAGATGATCCGTCGGGTATACTTTGGTCGAGTAATTTGACATTACCAATCGCTACTCGATTAACAGGACTTTCTAGAGTTGCACTTAACTTGCTAAAGACCCAAGGTataagcaaaaacaatttggaTCTTTTGTTTACTCCAGCGTTGCAGGATTATGACTTCACAATCCAAGCTAAACCACAAAATCTTACAACCAGTTCGGGTGTCTTGCCTCCAAATACATTTAAAAACTTGATTCAGCCATTAACATCATATCCTAGTAGCTTGGAATCCAAGTACGACCCTATTCAATTATATGTCAAGGATTTGAATGACAAATTCGGTAACTGCATAATATTTTCGGTCAAGAAGTTTACTGGTCTTTGTCCCAAGAATGAAAATGTCATTGGCGGTTTGTTCGTACCGTCGACCTtgggaagaaagaaattcaGAGTCAACTCTGGATTGAATGTTGCACCAGtagaagatgaaaagagTGCAGATGAGGTGGAGTTGAATAAAGAAGCAGTCTTTgaccaaataaaaattcTTGGAGGCGATTTGGTTGCTGCATTCAATACCCGGAAATAG